ACCTTTATGTTCCTGTTGTGTATCAACATTCTGTTGCTGATTGTCGGCTGTTTCATGGACATGGTGTCGGCCATTTTGATCCTGGCCCCGATTCTGCTGGTTCTCGGTCGCGCCTACGGCGTCGATCCGGTTCACCTTGGAGTCATCATGACTGTCAACCTTGAGATCGGGCTGCTAACGCCGCCGATCGGGATAAATCTTTTCGTTGCGATGACTGCGTTCAAGGAAGACTTCGTCGATATTGCGCTGGGTGTTCTGCCATTCATTGCGATCATGCTACTCGGATTGGCGGTGATTACATACGTGCCGCTGCTTTCACTTGCTCTGCTCTATTGAATGCAAAATGGGGACTCTTATGACTGATGATATATGGCAATGGAGCGCAGTGAGAACGGCCACAGCGATCCGCAACAAGACAGTGTCATGCGAAGAGGTGATCACTGCTCATGTTGAGCGGATGAGAAATGTGAATCCTGTGTTGAATGCAGTGGTTGCCGACTTTGGGGACGAGGCGGTCCTGCAAGCCCGAGAGGCGGATTCCGCGCTGGCCCGTGGCGACGAGCTGGATGTCCTCCACGGTCTGCCCGTTACAATAAAAGACAACGTGGATATCAAAGGTCATATCAGTACAAATGGTGTGGATTCCGCTAGCAACGTGACAGCGCCGTCGGATGCCCCGATTGTGCGAAATCTGAAAAATGCCGGTGCGATTCCAATCTGCACAACGGCCACTCCAGAATACTCTCTTCGTATATGCACGGACTCCCGGATGTATGGGCTGACGTTAAACCCTTGGGATCACGCGATATCCTGTGGAGGTTCCTCGGGGGGGCCGCGGCGTCGCTTGCTGCTGGTGTCGGTGTCATTGCTCACGGGAATGACTTGGGCGGATCCTTGCGCGTTCCGGCGTATTGCAACGGCGTCGTCTCGATCCGGCCAACGGCGGGCCGGGTGCCAAATTATAAGGAAACTGCCCCGGCTGAACGGGGAATTGCGCATCAGCTTTTTGCCACCCAGGGGCCGTTGGCGCGTTCAGTTGAAGATACCCGGCTAGCATTGTCAGTCATGGCGCGCCCGGATTCACGCGATCCGTGGTGGGTGCCTGCCCCGCTTGAAATGAATAGACCTAAATCCCCGATCCGTGTCGCCGTTGCAAAAGTTCCAGCCGGGTTGGTCCCAAATCCAGCGGTCATGGCGCAATACCGTTTAGCGCAGCGGTATTTGTTAGATGAAGGTTATGAACTTGAAGAAGTCGAGCTGCCGGATTTGCCGGAAATATCGTACATCTGGAACAACATCCTGCTGACTGAGCTCCGGCTGATGCAAGAAGAAGCGATGCGCAGTGAAGGGTCAGAAGATTTTTTAAGTGTGTTGGATGCTCATTTACAAATAGCCGAGCCTTTAGACCATCATGGGTATGCAACGGCACTTGGCAACCGGACGTATCACTTGCGCAGATGGATGGAGTTGCTCGAAACATATCCTGTCATCCTTACGCCGATGCTCTTGCACGGGACGTTCGGACCCACGGAAGACGCGCATGGCCCCAGCACTGTCAAAGAAATGTTCTATGAGAATATGTATTTTGTCGGCCCAATAAACTATCTTGGTCTGCCTTCTGTGGCCGTGCCGGTAGGAACGACCAAGGGACATCCGATAGGGGTTCAACTGATATCTTCGCGTTATCGGGAAGATTTGGCACTGGATGCCGCCGAAGCCATAGAACGTTCAGCCGGATTGATCTTGAAGGAGCTTTGGGATCGGATGGGTTAGTACGTTCAATAACTGGCTTGGATGTCACAGAGATGGAAAGAAACTGAGATGAACAAGAAGACCGTAGAAAGACCTTGGGCCGAGATAAATAGTGGGGTTATTCGTGATGCTATCCCTGCCAACCAGCTGGGTTCAGCGGAAATATCCCCTAAAGGAGATTTTGAAGCAGGCGCATATGCGTCGTTTACTCTGACATATGTTGCGGGGCCGCTAGGTATCGATGACTCAGGCAGTTTACGTATCTGCTTTCGGTTTGCCTCAGACCAAAGCGCGCCGCAATTTGATGATCCCAAAGGGTCCAATTACTGTACGGTGGAGTCGTCCAACGGCTCAGTATTGCAATTGCGGTGGGACCCGAAAGCCAATGTACGCCCGTGGGACCGGACGCTTTGGATCAAGGTCGTCAAAGGATACCTGAGCGAAGGTGACAAGATCACCATCCGGTTCGGAGTGACGGAGCATGGCGGGCCGGGAATGCGGTTGCAGACCTTTTGTGAGGACAGCTTCGAATTTCGTGTCCTTGTCGATCCTGTTGCGACATTCAACTTTCAACCACTTTCAGTCCAACCAACGATTTCCATCGTACCCGGCCCTCCCACCCGCTACGTAGCGGTCTTGCCTACCCGCCGGAAACCCGATGAAACCTTCAAGTTGCAAATAAAAGGCGAGGATAAGTGGGGAAATCCATCCGATAAATGCGATGAAACGTTCGAAATCGAAACAGAAAGTGCCATCGACGGGCTTCCGGAAAAATCTCTCTTGTGCCGGGGCAGCGTGCGTTCGAACTACCGGGTCTTAGGATTGCCAAGCCTTGTCGGACTAGGGTTTGCCTACGGCGGTCAGACGGAACGATTGCGGCAACGTCCAACCCGCTGATCATCGAAGAGACAGAGCAGGTCCATTTCTGGGCTGATCTTCATGGTCAGAGTGAAGAGACAATCGGGACCGGATCGGCAGATGAATATTTCAGCTTCGCCCGTCAATTGGCTTTTGTGGATGCTTGTGGCCATCAAGGCAATGATTTCCAAATCACAGATGAATTCTGGACGGAGTTAAATCGTTTGACTGCCGAGCATGATGAGCCGGGGTCATTTGTAGCTTTGCCCGGCTATGAGTGGTCTGGCAATACCTCGCTTGGCGGAGACCGGAATGTGTATTTCCCCTCAGAAGGCCGCAAAATTCGCCGCTCCTCGCACGCATTGATTGAAGGCGGAGATTTAGACGGCACCGATGCATTGACCACCGCAGACTTGTTTGAGGCTTTTGCAAGGGACGATGAAGCTGACGTCGTTATGTATGCGCATTGCGGTGGGCGCTATGCCGATATTGGTGTGGCGCATGACGGAAGATTTGAAAAATCCGTCGAGGTTCATTCGTCTTGGGGCAGTTTTGAATGGCTTCTGCACGATGCATTCAAGTTTGGATACCGTGTTGGTGTTGTGGCCAATTCCGACGGCCATAAGGGGCGGCCGGGCGCCAGCTATCCGGGGGCGGGTAAATTCGGAGCGATTGGCGGGTTGACCTGTTTCTTGATGGATAAACTGGATCGTGAAACTCTTCTCGATTGTATGCGGAAACGCCACCACTATGGGACGACCGGCGGGTTGAACGGCCGGATGATTATTGACCTATCGGCGCGGTTCAGTGAGCCGGTTACGGTTTACAATGATGATCCTGCAATTTTCTCTCATTCCGAGGGGCAAACGGCACAAACGGCGATGATGGGAGACATCGTGCATTGCCCGAACGGGGAGATGGACCTGTCGGTCAATTTGGAAACCACCAGCCCTATTGAACGCGTCGACATTTTCAACGGTCTGGATTTGGTGGAAACGGTCCGCCCGTTTTCAGAGCGGGAATTGGGGAAGCGAATTCGGGTCGTTTGGGAAGGCGCGGAATACCGAGGCCGCTTCAGGGAAGTGATATGGGATGGCACAGCTGTCGTTGATGGAAACGAAATTTTGGCTGTGGACCCAATCAATTTCTTTAATCCAGATAAGCGCCTGGAATGCGATGGCAATGCTGTGAATTGGGAAGCCCTTACGACAGGCAACTGCGGTGGAATCGATCTTCGCTTGGCGGACGAAAACTCAGGTGAATTCAGGCTGAAATGCCCGCTTGTCGATGAAAAACTGAAGGTTTCCGATATTGGCTTGGAAGATACGGTGTTCGATGTCTCGGGAGAGCTTCCTCGTTCAGTCCGGATTTTCCGCCTGCCCGACGAAAACGCCGCATGCAATCTGGCGTTTCGCCGCAAAATAAAGCTGAAGCCAACAGGGGATAATCCGATTTTCGTTCGGCTTACCCAAGAAGACGGCACTCGGGCTTGGACAAGTCCGATATACGTCTTTGGGCATGACACTGCCGCGACACGGGGCTGATGAATCTGGAGAGAAAAATGCTTAATAATGAAACGACCGTGAGTGGCCATCGCAACCAGCTGGATCTGGAATCCTATTGGATGCCATTCACGCCAAACCGTCAGTTCAAATCGCAACCACGGTTGTTTGTCGGCGCAAAGGGTATGCATTATACCTGTGAGGACGGGCGTCAAATAATTGACGGGTTTGCGGGTTTGTGGTGTTGCAATGCGGGCCACGGAAATCCCGAAATCGCTGAAGCAGTAAGACACCAGCTTATCGAACTGGATTTTGCCCCAAGCTTCAATTTGGGGCATCCCAAGGTCTTTGAGTTTGCCGAACGCCTCAAACGGATTTCCCCGGCCGGATTGGATCATGTGTTTTTCACCAATTCCGGCTCGGAATCGGTTGATACCGCGCTCAAAATTGCTCTCGCCTATCATCAGGCCAACGGTGAGGGCGCGCGGACGCGTTTCATCGGTCGTGAAAGAGCCTATCATGGGGTTGGCTTTGGAGGAATCTCGGTCAGTGGGATGGTCAATAACCGGCGCCAATTCGGGGCAATGCTGCCGGGGGTCGACCATTTGATCTCCACTTATTCCCCCGAAAATAGTCGGTTTTCCAGGGGTCAGCCTGCGTGGGGTGCGCATCTTGCCGATGATTTGGAACGCCTGGTGGCGCTTCACGGCGCCGAGACGATTGCAGCGGTGATCGTCGAACCCGTGTCAGGCGCAACAGGCGTTTTGCCACCGCCTGTTGGCTATCTGGAGCGCCTTCGCGAGATTACGCGAAAGTATGGGATATTGCTGATCTTCGATGAGGTCATTACCGCCTTTGGCCGGTTGGGGGCACCATTCGCGGCCAACCGTTTCGGCATCACTCCGGACCTGATTTGCACAGCGAAAGCAATCACCAACGGTGTCGTGCCGATGGGCGCAGTTTTTGCGCATGACGATGTCTATAACGGGCTAATGTCTGGTCCTGAATCCGAGGTCGAGTTGTTTCACGGATATACCTACTCAGGACACCCTGTCGCTTGCGCGGCGGGACTTGCGACGCTGGACATCTACATGCGCGATAACCTGTTAACGCGGGCCGATGATTTGGCCGAGTATTGGGAAGATGCATTACACGAGTTGCGGGCCGAACCGTTTGTCACGGATGTCAGAAACATTGGATTGATGGGGGCCGTCGAACTTCAAAGCCGCGACGGTTCGCCGGGGCAACGTGCGTTTGAGGTGCAGAATATCTGTTGGGCGAATGGCGCTTTGGTGCGCCCGGTCGGGGATAGCATTGCGTTGTCTCCACCACTGATCATCAGCCCTGAGCAAATTGATGAACTGGTCGCAATCATCCGCAGCGCGCTGCGCGAGGTCGCTTAGTGTGGGCAAAACGGCGCGACTTTCGGATGCCGTGGCCGAAACCGCAAGTTTGGCGGCAACGCTTCAGGTCAACCTGATCGGCGTGTTGTTTCCTGACTTCAATTGATTTCGGCCGATTTTTTTGAAGGAAATCCAGGGGAAGTTCCTATGAAAATTGACATATTCAACCCGGCGCACCCGTCTCAGAAGGTGGCGAGCTATTCCGAAACCGACCCGAGCGATATCGGCGCGATCATTGCCAAGGCACAAAAGGCGCAATTGGAATGGGGTCAGGTTCCACAGCCGGAACGGGGCACCATCTTGAACGCCTATCTGGATGCGCTTGCGGCACGCAGCGAGGAGATTGCGGCCTCGATCACTTCCGAGATGGGTAAGCTGATTGGAGAAAGCCGGGGTGAAGTGGCAAAGGGTATCGGGGAAGGGCGCATGACAACTGCCCGCGCCGGGAATCCGATCGGTGAGGTTCTTCCTTCGCAGATACCGGGGGTCACCGCCTATACAACGCGCCGGCCACGTGGCGTTGTTT
This is a stretch of genomic DNA from Aquicoccus sp. G2-2. It encodes these proteins:
- a CDS encoding DUF3604 domain-containing protein, giving the protein MPGQRAFELPGLRIAKPCRTRVCLRRSDGTIAATSNPLIIEETEQVHFWADLHGQSEETIGTGSADEYFSFARQLAFVDACGHQGNDFQITDEFWTELNRLTAEHDEPGSFVALPGYEWSGNTSLGGDRNVYFPSEGRKIRRSSHALIEGGDLDGTDALTTADLFEAFARDDEADVVMYAHCGGRYADIGVAHDGRFEKSVEVHSSWGSFEWLLHDAFKFGYRVGVVANSDGHKGRPGASYPGAGKFGAIGGLTCFLMDKLDRETLLDCMRKRHHYGTTGGLNGRMIIDLSARFSEPVTVYNDDPAIFSHSEGQTAQTAMMGDIVHCPNGEMDLSVNLETTSPIERVDIFNGLDLVETVRPFSERELGKRIRVVWEGAEYRGRFREVIWDGTAVVDGNEILAVDPINFFNPDKRLECDGNAVNWEALTTGNCGGIDLRLADENSGEFRLKCPLVDEKLKVSDIGLEDTVFDVSGELPRSVRIFRLPDENAACNLAFRRKIKLKPTGDNPIFVRLTQEDGTRAWTSPIYVFGHDTAATRG
- a CDS encoding aspartate aminotransferase family protein translates to MLNNETTVSGHRNQLDLESYWMPFTPNRQFKSQPRLFVGAKGMHYTCEDGRQIIDGFAGLWCCNAGHGNPEIAEAVRHQLIELDFAPSFNLGHPKVFEFAERLKRISPAGLDHVFFTNSGSESVDTALKIALAYHQANGEGARTRFIGRERAYHGVGFGGISVSGMVNNRRQFGAMLPGVDHLISTYSPENSRFSRGQPAWGAHLADDLERLVALHGAETIAAVIVEPVSGATGVLPPPVGYLERLREITRKYGILLIFDEVITAFGRLGAPFAANRFGITPDLICTAKAITNGVVPMGAVFAHDDVYNGLMSGPESEVELFHGYTYSGHPVACAAGLATLDIYMRDNLLTRADDLAEYWEDALHELRAEPFVTDVRNIGLMGAVELQSRDGSPGQRAFEVQNICWANGALVRPVGDSIALSPPLIISPEQIDELVAIIRSALREVA